From a region of the Triticum aestivum cultivar Chinese Spring chromosome 7D, IWGSC CS RefSeq v2.1, whole genome shotgun sequence genome:
- the LOC123165347 gene encoding spermidine synthase 1, whose amino-acid sequence MEAETAAKRARENEGAAAADGAGEQAGISAVIPGWFSEISPMWPGEAHSLKVEKVLFQGKSDYQDVLVFQSSTYGKVLVLDGVIQVTERDECAYQEMITHLPLCSIKDPKKVLVIGGGDGGVLREVSRHSSVEQIDICEIDKMVVDVSKQFFPHLALGFEDPRVSLHIGDGVAFLKNAPEGTYDAVIVDSSDPVGPAQELFEKPFFQSVSRALRPGGVVCTQAESIWLHMHIIEDIVTNCRQVFKGSVNYAWTTVPTYPSGVIGFMLCSTEGPSVDFQHPVFSIEEDEYSTKSKGPLKFYNSEFHTASFCLPSFARRVIEAKAN is encoded by the exons ATGgaggccgagacggcggcgaaGAGGGCGCGGGAGAACGAGGGCGCTGCGGCGGCGGATGGAGCCGGGGAGCAGGCGGGGATCTCCGCCGTCATCCCCGGATGGTTCTCCGAGATCAGCCCCATGtggcccggcgaggcgcactcgcTCAAGGTGGAGAAGGTCTTGTTCCAAGGCAAGTCGGACTACCAAGACGTGCTGGTTTTCCAGTCCTCCACCTACGGGAAGGTGCTCGTCCTGGATGGAGTGATCCAGGTGACCGAGAGGGACGAGTGCGCTTACCAGGAGATGATCACCCACCTTCCTCTCTGCTCAATCAAAGATCCCAAGAAGGTCCTGGTCATCGGGGGCGGAGACGGTGGCGTTCTGCGGGAGGTCTCACGGCACTCCTCGGTGGAGCAGATCGACATCTGCGAGATCGACAAGATGGTGGTCGATGTGTCCAAGCAGTTCTTCCCTCATCTGGCCCTCGGGTTCGAGGACCCTCGCGTGTCCCTGCACATCGGAGACGGCGTCGCCTTCCTGAAGAATGCTCCAGAGGGCACCTACGATGCGGTGATCGTCGATTCCTCCGATCCAGTAGGCCCTGCCCAGGAGCTGTTCGAGAAGCCGTTCTTCCAGTCCGTCTCCAGGGCTCTGCGTCCGGGCGGGGTCGTCTGCACCCAGGCGGAGAGCATATGGCTGCACATGCACATCATAGAAGACATCGTCACCAACTGTCGCCAGGTTTTCAAAGGGTCCGTGAACTACGCATGGACTACGGTGCCCACATACCCTAG CGGAGTGATAGGTTTCATGCTCTGCTCCACGGAGGGGCCTAGTGTTGATTTCCAGCATCCCGTCTTCAGCATCGAGGAGGACGAATACTCCACAAAATCCAAGGGGCCGCTCAAGTTCTACAACTCCGAGTTCCACACTGCATCGTTTTGTTTGCCATCATTTGCGAGGAGGGTCATTGAGGCCAAGGCTAACTAG